One Pempheris klunzingeri isolate RE-2024b chromosome 22, fPemKlu1.hap1, whole genome shotgun sequence DNA segment encodes these proteins:
- the ndufb2 gene encoding NADH dehydrogenase [ubiquinone] 1 beta subcomplex subunit 2, mitochondrial, which produces MSSFGRALGVLRAGSRLLGRSQKMTIRKGSGGPPQYRQYPLITKKQTFDAELISGAMWFWILWHCWHDPDAVLGHFPWPDASAWTDEELGIPPDDEE; this is translated from the exons ATGTCTTCTTTTGGGAGGGCTCTGGGAGTCCTCCGGGCCGGATCTCGGCTCCTCGGGCGCAGTCAAAAGATGACGATCAGAAA GGGCAGCGGCGGACCGCCTCAGTACAGGCAGTATCCTCTGATAACCAAGAAACAGACATTTGACGCGGAGCTCATCAGCGGTGCCATGTGGTTCTGGATCCTTTGGCACTGCTGGCACGATCCTGATGCAGTCCTG GGTCACTTCCCCTGGCCTGATGCGTCTGCATGGACAGATGAGGAGCTGGGAATCCCACCAGATGATGAAGAATAA